A genomic segment from Tuwongella immobilis encodes:
- a CDS encoding efflux RND transporter permease subunit translates to MIRIETIIVKESSSIFDPAALLRFSLQHRGMIVLFALIVMVYGSFLARTMPIDVFPDLDRPRVVLLTECPGMSPEEVESLVTQPIETGILGAPGVQAVRSQSSQGLAVTYIEFDWSASVRDARQIVQERLATVAGQLPAGIRPQMTPPSSIMGQIMHIGLVRQVGPNGGTLHPTRQPGIVAEVVDSGPDSRAKSVQFWRVTDRQQPSSWAAVDPRSPDVAGTLDARPEAWPPRSVEAGRRELRTLADWVIRPRLLQERGVAEVIVLGGDRKQYQVLIDPEKLHEYGVTLAEVDRAIQENNENASGGFTEEGQVERPIRVIGRLGPNSAKVLDDLQKIPVNDNDPPVRLGKVATIAEGAAPKRGDAGVDGADAVVITLVKQPHSDTQSVTEQAKRALRSLEQTLPLDLRINTELFQLKDFIDRGVYYVGEALAIGSVLVVLILFLFLLNFRTTLITLTAIPLSLMVTVIVFRLMSSLTGTELSINVMTLGGIAVALGELVDDAIVDVENIFRRLRENAILPQPRSTLAVVFEASREIRSAIVFGTAVVVLAFLPLFALSGVEGRLFVPLGLAYIVSILASLLVSLTVTPVLSSLLLARTRGGADHADGRLLRLLKWLASGLIRFSIRFAGLLLILTWLVVGYCGWRLVHLGADFLPKFDEGSIQINVTLPAGASLQASNQAAALIDAKLQTMRQTPDQPENPIRHFVRRTGRAELDEHAEPVGRSEYILSMNPQSGRSREEMLASLLRELREEVPGVDFEAEQPMAHLISHMLSGVTAQIAIKIYGDDLDQLQQLAQQTKTLIQDIPGVTPPVIDPQEIVDELHIVLRPDDLAYYGISRQYVARFVETALKGEVISQVLEGQRRFDLVVKLDAANRTDYRRLGELRIDLPPRKSNWRSTPGNPSEPNAASGRSVIVNPVAIPRQIRLKDVADLPESAGGPNQINRDNVRRRAVIRCNTQGRDLQSVVAEMEQRIQRGMILPEGTSLEFGGQFEAQRSASTKIALLAVVSLVGVFAVLMLLVPSIRVTLQILNAVPTAFIGGVIALIVTGQTLTIASLVGFVSLGGIAVRNGILLVTHYLHLLREERMAFSPALVLRGSLERLAPVLMTALTAGIGLIPLVWGGQKPGLEILYPVSTVILGGLITSTFCEFLIHPGLFWKFSGKDAERLAAPNASAEF, encoded by the coding sequence TTGATCCGAATTGAGACCATCATCGTGAAGGAATCGTCGTCGATTTTCGATCCCGCCGCGCTCCTGCGATTTTCGCTTCAGCATCGCGGAATGATCGTGTTGTTTGCACTGATTGTCATGGTGTATGGCAGTTTTTTGGCCCGCACCATGCCGATTGATGTGTTTCCGGATTTGGACCGGCCGCGGGTCGTTCTGCTCACGGAATGCCCGGGAATGTCGCCGGAAGAGGTCGAATCGCTGGTCACGCAGCCGATCGAAACGGGAATTCTCGGTGCCCCTGGCGTGCAGGCGGTACGCAGTCAATCCAGCCAGGGATTGGCCGTCACCTACATCGAATTCGATTGGAGCGCAAGCGTTCGCGATGCCCGGCAAATCGTGCAGGAACGACTCGCCACCGTCGCCGGGCAACTCCCCGCCGGCATTCGCCCGCAGATGACGCCGCCCAGCTCGATTATGGGCCAGATCATGCACATTGGCCTAGTCCGCCAAGTCGGGCCAAACGGCGGGACACTGCATCCGACCCGACAGCCGGGGATTGTCGCCGAGGTGGTCGATTCCGGGCCGGATTCGCGAGCCAAATCGGTGCAATTCTGGCGGGTGACGGATCGCCAACAACCGTCGAGTTGGGCGGCAGTAGATCCCCGATCGCCAGACGTTGCGGGGACTTTGGATGCGCGGCCGGAGGCATGGCCGCCGCGCTCCGTGGAAGCCGGTCGGCGCGAGCTGCGAACCCTGGCCGATTGGGTCATCCGCCCGCGATTATTGCAGGAACGGGGTGTTGCCGAAGTCATCGTCCTGGGCGGCGATCGCAAGCAGTATCAGGTGCTAATCGACCCGGAAAAACTGCATGAATACGGGGTCACCCTGGCGGAAGTGGATCGAGCGATTCAAGAAAACAACGAGAACGCCAGCGGCGGATTCACCGAAGAGGGGCAAGTCGAACGCCCGATCCGTGTGATTGGCCGACTCGGGCCGAATTCGGCGAAAGTCCTCGACGATTTGCAGAAAATTCCGGTCAACGACAACGACCCACCCGTGCGGTTGGGCAAGGTCGCCACCATCGCCGAAGGAGCGGCCCCAAAGCGTGGCGATGCCGGGGTGGATGGTGCCGATGCCGTCGTCATCACGCTCGTGAAGCAGCCGCATTCGGATACGCAATCGGTCACGGAACAGGCGAAACGGGCACTGCGCAGCCTGGAACAGACGTTGCCGCTCGATTTACGCATCAACACCGAGTTATTCCAACTCAAAGATTTCATCGATCGCGGCGTCTATTACGTCGGCGAGGCACTGGCGATTGGCTCGGTGCTGGTGGTGTTGATTCTGTTTCTGTTTTTGCTCAATTTCCGCACAACATTGATCACGTTGACGGCCATTCCGTTGTCGTTGATGGTTACGGTGATTGTCTTTCGGCTGATGAGCAGTCTGACCGGCACGGAACTCTCCATCAACGTGATGACGCTGGGCGGAATTGCCGTGGCGCTGGGCGAATTGGTCGATGATGCGATTGTGGATGTGGAAAATATCTTCCGCCGCCTGCGGGAAAATGCGATTCTGCCGCAGCCGCGATCGACCTTGGCGGTGGTCTTCGAGGCGAGTCGGGAGATTCGCTCGGCGATCGTCTTCGGCACGGCGGTGGTGGTGCTGGCGTTTCTGCCGTTATTCGCGCTTTCCGGGGTGGAGGGGCGGTTGTTCGTGCCGCTGGGATTGGCGTATATTGTCTCGATTTTGGCATCGTTGCTGGTGTCGTTGACGGTGACGCCGGTGCTATCATCGCTGCTATTGGCCCGCACACGCGGCGGGGCCGATCACGCCGATGGTCGCCTGCTGCGGCTGCTGAAATGGCTGGCTTCGGGGCTGATCCGATTCAGCATACGATTCGCCGGACTGCTGCTGATTCTGACGTGGTTGGTGGTGGGTTATTGCGGGTGGCGGCTGGTGCATTTGGGGGCGGATTTTCTGCCGAAATTCGACGAAGGCAGCATCCAGATTAACGTCACCTTGCCAGCCGGTGCTTCGCTGCAAGCGTCGAATCAGGCGGCGGCGCTGATCGATGCGAAACTGCAAACCATGCGGCAAACTCCCGATCAGCCCGAGAATCCGATTCGGCATTTTGTGCGCCGCACGGGCCGAGCGGAACTCGATGAGCATGCCGAACCAGTGGGCCGCAGCGAATACATTCTGTCGATGAATCCGCAATCCGGCCGCAGTCGGGAAGAGATGCTCGCCTCGCTGCTGCGGGAGCTGCGGGAGGAGGTGCCCGGCGTCGATTTCGAGGCGGAACAGCCGATGGCGCATCTGATTTCGCACATGCTTTCGGGGGTGACGGCCCAGATTGCCATCAAAATCTACGGCGACGATCTGGACCAACTTCAGCAACTCGCCCAGCAAACCAAGACGCTGATTCAGGACATTCCCGGGGTCACGCCGCCGGTGATTGATCCGCAAGAGATTGTCGATGAACTGCACATTGTGCTGCGTCCGGATGATCTGGCGTACTACGGCATCAGTCGGCAGTATGTTGCCCGATTCGTCGAGACGGCGCTGAAGGGCGAAGTCATTTCGCAGGTGCTGGAAGGTCAGCGGCGATTCGATTTGGTGGTGAAACTGGACGCCGCCAATCGCACCGATTATCGGCGATTGGGCGAACTGCGGATCGACCTGCCGCCTCGCAAAAGCAATTGGCGAAGTACGCCGGGCAACCCTTCGGAGCCGAATGCCGCCTCGGGGCGATCGGTGATTGTCAATCCGGTGGCGATTCCGCGTCAAATTCGCCTGAAGGATGTGGCGGATCTCCCGGAATCGGCGGGTGGCCCCAATCAGATCAACCGAGACAACGTGCGGCGGCGAGCGGTGATTCGCTGCAACACACAAGGCCGCGATCTGCAAAGCGTGGTCGCCGAGATGGAGCAACGCATTCAACGCGGGATGATACTGCCCGAAGGAACCAGCCTGGAATTTGGCGGTCAATTCGAGGCGCAACGATCGGCATCGACGAAAATTGCTCTGCTGGCGGTTGTTTCGCTGGTGGGCGTGTTTGCGGTGTTGATGCTGCTGGTGCCATCCATTCGGGTGACGTTGCAGATTCTCAACGCCGTGCCGACCGCGTTTATCGGCGGAGTCATCGCGCTGATTGTCACCGGGCAGACGCTCACCATCGCCAGCCTGGTGGGGTTTGTTTCGCTGGGAGGAATCGCGGTGCGCAACGGCATTCTGCTGGTGACGCACTACCTGCACCTGCTGCGCGAGGAGCGGATGGCGTTCTCGCCAGCGCTGGTGTTGCGTGGCAGTCTGGAGCGATTGGCCCCGGTGCTGATGACCGCTCTCACCGCCGGAATCGGCCTGATTCCGCTGGTGTGGGGCGGCCAAAAGCCAGGGCTGGAAATTCTCTACCCGGTATCGACCGTCATTCTGGGCGGACTCATTACCTCGACATTTTGCGAGTTTTTGATCCACCCGGGATTATTCTGGAAGTTCAGCGGCAAAGACGCCGAACGATTGGCCGCTCCGAACGCCTCGGCGGAATTCTGA
- a CDS encoding efflux RND transporter periplasmic adaptor subunit, with translation MNSHPISPENPPAMAIRTPAASPSDAPIHRRPPWMRRLVAMIAVIAIGGAAFALWQTREQWQPLVFPGIGTASAESDAESPPASAGEAPSEKILLSEAAQKNLRLIAKPLTPQTYWKTITVPGMVIDLPGQSDRIVISPVTGIVTAIRRRAGDVVRPGEELFSVHLLSEAMHQTQTDLFRATQDSGLAIVQKQRLQSSGGAIPEARIIEVDNQISRLAVATKAYRQELQSRGLTPEQITGITQGKFVHEIPIRVTDRHLEIEESPLPDGVKPKLPTIAESQKPTANLLEIQEVAVELGQQVVAGQTLCFLANHQSLAIEGRAFRDELPQIERSFRNGWPVEVDFGESDSQSWPPMPSQLPIRYLANTIDPESRTFRFLMSLENQSQLIQRGDLTQILWRFRPGQRVRLQVRTEAMENVFVLPPDAVVRNGADAFVFRQNGDIFDRKPVHVLAHDRLAVVVANDGSVPPGIFVAQTGAAQLNRMIQSQRSTLPKGFHIHADGSVHMGSHD, from the coding sequence ATGAATTCGCACCCGATTTCACCGGAAAATCCCCCGGCCATGGCGATTCGCACCCCGGCAGCGAGTCCCAGCGACGCCCCGATTCATCGCCGACCGCCGTGGATGCGTCGGCTCGTCGCAATGATCGCAGTCATCGCCATCGGCGGCGCGGCGTTCGCACTCTGGCAGACACGCGAACAATGGCAACCGCTCGTCTTTCCAGGAATCGGAACCGCATCTGCAGAATCCGATGCCGAGTCGCCGCCCGCATCTGCGGGGGAGGCTCCGTCGGAAAAAATCCTCTTATCCGAAGCTGCGCAGAAGAATCTTCGCCTGATCGCCAAGCCGCTCACCCCGCAAACCTACTGGAAAACCATCACCGTGCCGGGAATGGTCATCGATTTGCCCGGTCAAAGTGACCGAATCGTGATTTCGCCTGTGACGGGGATTGTCACCGCGATTCGGCGGCGGGCGGGCGACGTCGTGCGGCCCGGCGAGGAGCTTTTTTCCGTGCATCTACTCAGCGAGGCAATGCATCAGACGCAAACCGATCTCTTTCGGGCCACTCAAGATAGCGGCCTGGCGATTGTGCAAAAGCAGCGGCTGCAATCCTCCGGCGGAGCAATTCCCGAAGCGCGAATTATCGAGGTGGATAATCAAATCTCCCGACTCGCGGTGGCGACCAAGGCATATCGGCAAGAATTGCAAAGTCGGGGGCTGACGCCCGAGCAAATCACCGGCATCACCCAGGGGAAATTCGTCCATGAGATTCCGATTCGGGTAACGGATCGGCACTTGGAAATTGAGGAATCCCCCCTGCCCGACGGCGTGAAGCCGAAATTGCCGACGATTGCCGAAAGCCAAAAACCAACGGCAAATCTGCTGGAAATTCAGGAGGTGGCCGTGGAATTGGGCCAGCAAGTCGTTGCCGGGCAGACGCTGTGCTTCTTGGCCAATCATCAGTCGCTGGCGATCGAAGGGCGCGCATTCCGAGACGAATTACCCCAGATTGAACGGTCGTTTCGCAACGGTTGGCCGGTGGAAGTCGATTTCGGAGAGAGCGATTCGCAATCGTGGCCGCCGATGCCGTCGCAATTGCCGATCCGCTATTTGGCCAACACGATTGACCCGGAAAGTCGCACCTTTCGCTTTCTGATGTCGCTGGAGAATCAATCGCAACTGATTCAACGTGGGGATCTGACGCAGATTCTGTGGCGATTTCGGCCCGGTCAGCGGGTTCGGCTGCAAGTCCGCACCGAGGCGATGGAGAATGTGTTTGTGCTCCCGCCGGATGCAGTGGTTCGCAACGGGGCAGATGCCTTTGTTTTCCGGCAAAATGGCGACATTTTCGACCGCAAGCCGGTGCATGTGCTGGCACACGATCGCTTGGCGGTGGTGGTGGCCAACGATGGCAGTGTGCCGCCGGGAATCTTTGTCGCGCAAACGGGGGCGGCCCAACTCAACCGCATGATTCAATCGCAGCGCAGCACACTGCCCAAGGGGTTCCACATCCACGCGGATGGCAGTGTGCATATGGGATCGCATGACTAA
- a CDS encoding efflux RND transporter periplasmic adaptor subunit, whose translation MATTIPVPPGDRANPPMNLPVSRSNRPWPLLAAGVGLLLIGGAIGAIAGKWQRQTTSPVAESQPHSESTTETNPPTGLVTLSVEQQAMAGVTVVPVEHSPLAMRTWRTGHLALHDDRIAHVCPAAEGIVRETPIRLGQTVNAGDVLAVIESRELGQAKLEAYKARMALNAERELTERTRTAMSNTAELLRLLDSGMALSLIQEQTADKPIGDYRQQLLAAFTRRKQLLAQLASQRASGGAIPESAVLKTEADAEAASAAYTALVEELRFQVKNQTRQAELKLKEAETLADVAKAKLVMFGYTKAEVEQLDPIAEGANAAHLVIRAPFAGTVVEKHAVRSERVSPQTQMFLLADLRLLWVQADVFESDLPMLRRLTDRKIWIRSLSAGIPERPATVTYMGDRIDPESRTLTLTAEAENADSLLKPGLFVEIGFDLGDDTRVMHIPSEAVLRHEGKSIVFVRDSAEQFRVVEVELGRNNGERVEIRTGLKASDRVVVRGGFVLKSELLKDQMAGE comes from the coding sequence ATGGCAACGACAATTCCGGTGCCGCCGGGCGACCGCGCGAATCCGCCGATGAATCTGCCGGTTTCTCGATCGAATCGACCATGGCCGCTGCTGGCGGCAGGCGTGGGACTGCTCCTGATCGGCGGCGCGATCGGTGCAATCGCTGGGAAATGGCAGCGCCAGACGACGTCTCCCGTCGCGGAATCCCAGCCCCATTCCGAATCGACCACGGAAACCAATCCGCCCACAGGGCTTGTGACGCTCAGCGTCGAGCAACAAGCGATGGCGGGGGTGACGGTGGTGCCCGTGGAGCATTCGCCGCTGGCAATGCGAACTTGGCGAACCGGACACCTGGCCCTGCACGATGATCGAATCGCGCACGTTTGTCCCGCCGCAGAAGGAATCGTTCGCGAAACGCCGATCCGACTCGGACAAACGGTGAACGCCGGCGATGTGCTCGCGGTGATCGAGAGCCGCGAGTTGGGGCAAGCCAAACTCGAAGCCTACAAAGCGCGAATGGCGCTGAACGCCGAGCGCGAGTTGACCGAACGCACGCGGACCGCCATGAGCAACACCGCGGAACTGCTGCGATTGCTCGATTCCGGCATGGCGTTATCGCTGATTCAGGAACAAACGGCGGACAAGCCGATTGGCGATTATCGCCAACAACTGCTGGCCGCATTCACCCGCCGCAAGCAACTGCTGGCCCAACTCGCATCGCAACGCGCTTCCGGTGGCGCCATTCCCGAATCGGCCGTCCTGAAAACGGAAGCCGACGCCGAGGCCGCATCCGCAGCGTATACAGCGCTGGTGGAAGAATTGCGATTTCAGGTGAAGAATCAAACTCGCCAGGCAGAATTGAAGCTGAAAGAAGCGGAAACCTTGGCCGATGTCGCCAAGGCGAAATTGGTGATGTTTGGCTACACCAAGGCCGAAGTCGAGCAACTCGACCCCATTGCCGAGGGGGCAAACGCCGCGCATTTGGTGATTCGTGCTCCGTTCGCCGGAACGGTCGTGGAGAAGCATGCCGTGCGATCCGAGCGCGTCAGCCCGCAGACGCAAATGTTTTTGCTCGCGGATCTTCGGTTGCTGTGGGTGCAGGCGGATGTATTTGAATCGGATTTACCGATGCTTCGCCGATTGACCGATCGGAAAATCTGGATTCGTTCGCTGTCTGCCGGCATTCCCGAACGCCCCGCGACCGTCACCTACATGGGCGATCGAATTGACCCGGAATCCCGCACGCTGACGCTCACCGCCGAGGCCGAAAATGCGGATTCGCTGCTCAAACCGGGCTTATTTGTCGAAATCGGCTTCGATCTCGGCGATGACACGCGCGTGATGCACATCCCCAGCGAGGCGGTCTTGCGGCATGAGGGCAAAAGCATCGTGTTCGTGCGGGACAGCGCGGAACAATTCCGAGTGGTGGAAGTCGAGTTGGGCCGCAACAACGGCGAGCGCGTCGAGATTCGCACCGGCCTGAAAGCGAGTGATCGCGTGGTGGTGCGCGGTGGCTTTGTGCTGAAATCCGAATTGCTCAAAGACCAAATGGCGGGGGAATAA
- a CDS encoding efflux RND transporter permease subunit — protein sequence MFARWIDFALANRFLVLLGTLMLLAGGAYSAMRLPVDAVPDVTNVQVQVMTTAPALGPLEVEQAVTIPVEASMSGMPRVEEIRSVSQFGLSVVTVVFEEGTDIFWARQQVNERLQDARDNIPPGVPAPKPGPIATGLGEIYQFEVRNQPGYEHSLMELREVLDWQIAPQLRGIPGVIEVNTNGGQLRAYEIRPDPEKLREYKISLNQLFDALENNNSNEGGGYLLLKSQEQRIVRGEGLIQSLDDIRNVVLDSRGDGTPIFVKQVAEVAFAPVLRQGAVTRDGTGEGVLGVVMLLAGDNSREVVERTKEKMAEIRKTLPTGIDIDVVYDRTELVERTVQTLEHNLMEGGILVVVVLLILLGSLRAGVIVALSVPLAMAGAFVGMLYAGLSGNLMSLGAIDFGLIVDGSVVLIENVVRRVAEYRHHHRADRAPLEVIRDACREVARPVVFGVGIILLVYLPILSLRGVEGKMFKPMALTVIFALMTSLMLALLLMPVLASIFLRTVSENEPFLVRWAKAIYRPLLNMVVRHPVLVVATAASVFTVSVWTATRMGAEFIPSLDEGSVAIQATRLPSVSLETSVEMTGQMERCLRKLPEVETVVSKSGRPEIANDPMTINLTDVIVTLKPRETWRFATKAELVAAMQEALEREVPGQAYAFSQPIQLRVAELVAGVKTDVGISVYGDDLEQLRQTAERIAAVVGTVDGAADVAVEQTAGLPYLRVILNREALARHGINARTVLDAVSVIGGRQVGQIFEGQRRFPMQVRFPAAVREDLAKLRRVTVADPKGRHIPLEQLATLKFEDGPAQISRDQIRRRAIVSCNVRGRDLAGFVAAAQEAVDAKVQLPTGYSVAWGGQFKNLQEATKRLSVAVPVALLMIFVLLYSTFASTKLAALIFLNVPLAASGGIFALWIRGMDFSISAGVGFIALFGVAVLNGVVLVTYIVELRKEGRSVQDAAVEGAMIRIRPVLMTALVATLGFLPMAFSNGAGAEVQKPLATVVIGGLVTSTLLTLFVIPSVYRWFDAHLSEPEVATA from the coding sequence ATGTTCGCTCGCTGGATTGATTTTGCACTCGCCAATCGCTTTCTGGTGCTTCTGGGCACGCTGATGCTGTTGGCCGGTGGAGCCTACTCGGCCATGCGGTTGCCGGTGGATGCCGTCCCGGATGTCACCAACGTGCAAGTGCAGGTGATGACGACCGCGCCGGCATTGGGCCCGCTGGAAGTCGAACAAGCGGTGACGATTCCCGTGGAAGCCTCGATGAGCGGCATGCCCCGCGTCGAAGAAATTCGCTCGGTCTCGCAGTTCGGCTTGTCGGTGGTCACGGTCGTGTTTGAAGAAGGCACGGATATTTTCTGGGCCCGGCAGCAAGTCAACGAACGGCTGCAAGATGCCCGCGACAATATCCCGCCGGGGGTGCCCGCGCCCAAGCCCGGCCCCATCGCCACCGGATTGGGCGAAATCTACCAATTCGAGGTCCGCAATCAGCCCGGCTACGAGCATTCCCTGATGGAATTGCGCGAGGTGCTCGATTGGCAAATCGCGCCGCAACTGCGTGGCATTCCCGGCGTCATCGAGGTCAACACCAACGGCGGCCAACTCCGCGCCTACGAAATCCGCCCCGACCCCGAGAAACTCCGCGAATACAAAATTTCGCTCAATCAGTTGTTCGATGCCCTGGAAAATAACAATTCCAACGAAGGCGGCGGCTATCTGCTGCTGAAATCGCAAGAGCAGCGGATTGTCCGGGGCGAAGGGCTGATTCAATCGTTGGACGATATTCGCAATGTGGTGCTCGATTCGCGGGGCGATGGCACGCCGATTTTCGTGAAGCAAGTCGCCGAAGTCGCCTTTGCTCCGGTATTGCGCCAGGGAGCTGTCACCCGCGATGGCACTGGCGAAGGCGTGCTGGGTGTGGTGATGCTGCTCGCGGGGGACAACTCCCGAGAAGTCGTCGAACGCACCAAGGAGAAGATGGCCGAAATCCGCAAAACCCTGCCAACGGGCATCGATATTGATGTGGTCTACGATCGCACCGAACTGGTGGAACGCACGGTGCAGACGCTGGAACACAACCTGATGGAAGGCGGCATCCTCGTTGTGGTGGTGCTGCTGATTCTGCTGGGCAGTCTGCGGGCGGGGGTGATTGTCGCGCTGTCGGTGCCGTTGGCGATGGCGGGGGCATTCGTCGGGATGCTCTATGCGGGGCTGTCCGGCAATCTGATGAGTCTGGGGGCGATCGACTTCGGGCTGATTGTCGATGGCAGCGTCGTGCTGATCGAGAACGTCGTGCGGCGCGTTGCCGAGTATCGGCATCATCATCGAGCGGATCGTGCTCCGCTGGAGGTGATCCGCGATGCTTGCCGAGAGGTCGCGCGGCCGGTGGTCTTCGGCGTCGGCATCATTTTGCTGGTGTATCTGCCGATTCTGTCGCTGCGTGGCGTCGAAGGGAAAATGTTCAAGCCAATGGCGCTGACGGTCATCTTCGCGCTCATGACGTCGCTGATGCTGGCGCTGCTGCTGATGCCCGTGTTGGCGTCGATCTTTCTGCGAACGGTCTCCGAAAACGAGCCGTTTCTGGTGCGGTGGGCCAAGGCGATTTACCGGCCGCTGTTGAATATGGTCGTGCGGCATCCTGTGCTCGTGGTTGCCACGGCGGCGTCGGTATTTACGGTGAGTGTGTGGACGGCCACCCGAATGGGGGCGGAATTTATCCCGTCGTTGGATGAAGGCTCGGTGGCGATTCAAGCGACGCGGTTGCCGAGTGTGTCGCTGGAAACTTCCGTCGAAATGACCGGGCAGATGGAACGCTGCCTGCGGAAGTTGCCCGAGGTCGAAACGGTGGTCTCCAAGAGCGGCCGGCCGGAAATCGCCAACGACCCCATGACCATCAACCTGACCGACGTGATTGTCACCCTAAAACCACGGGAAACCTGGCGATTTGCGACGAAAGCCGAACTTGTGGCCGCCATGCAAGAGGCACTCGAACGCGAGGTGCCCGGCCAAGCGTATGCGTTCTCCCAACCGATTCAGTTACGCGTCGCGGAACTCGTAGCCGGCGTCAAAACCGATGTCGGTATCAGCGTTTATGGCGACGATCTGGAGCAATTGCGTCAGACCGCCGAACGGATTGCCGCCGTAGTGGGCACCGTCGATGGGGCGGCGGATGTCGCCGTCGAACAGACCGCCGGCTTGCCGTACCTGCGAGTGATTCTCAATCGAGAGGCGCTGGCCCGCCATGGCATCAATGCCCGCACGGTGTTGGATGCGGTGTCGGTCATTGGCGGCCGACAAGTCGGGCAGATTTTCGAGGGGCAACGCCGTTTCCCCATGCAGGTGCGCTTTCCTGCGGCCGTGCGTGAGGATCTGGCGAAACTGCGGCGGGTCACGGTGGCCGATCCCAAAGGCCGACATATTCCCCTGGAGCAATTGGCAACGCTGAAATTCGAAGATGGCCCGGCACAAATCAGCCGCGACCAGATTCGACGGCGGGCGATTGTCTCGTGCAATGTCCGGGGACGGGATCTCGCCGGATTCGTCGCCGCCGCTCAAGAAGCGGTCGATGCCAAGGTGCAACTGCCAACCGGATATTCCGTCGCTTGGGGTGGCCAATTCAAGAATCTTCAAGAGGCCACCAAGCGGCTGTCGGTTGCGGTTCCGGTAGCGCTGTTGATGATTTTCGTGCTGCTGTATTCCACCTTTGCATCCACGAAATTAGCGGCGTTGATATTCCTGAATGTGCCGTTGGCGGCATCGGGAGGCATCTTTGCGCTGTGGATTCGCGGCATGGATTTTTCGATTTCCGCAGGTGTGGGCTTCATCGCGCTGTTCGGCGTTGCGGTGCTAAACGGCGTGGTGCTGGTGACGTACATCGTGGAACTGCGCAAAGAGGGGCGCAGCGTGCAAGATGCCGCTGTGGAAGGGGCGATGATCCGCATTCGCCCGGTGCTGATGACCGCGTTGGTCGCCACGCTTGGCTTCCTGCCGATGGCGTTCTCCAACGGCGCCGGGGCCGAAGTGCAAAAGCCATTGGCCACCGTTGTGATTGGCGGATTGGTGACCTCGACCTTGCTGACATTGTTCGTCATTCCTTCGGTGTACCGTTGGTTTGATGCGCATCTGTCGGAGCCGGAGGTCGCCACCGCGTGA
- a CDS encoding adenylosuccinate synthase: MANTCVVGLQWGDEAKGKIVDLLSEQHDFAVRYNGGANAGHTVVWGDRVFKLSILPTGVLHPHLTAVIGNGLVVYPPRFLEEVEQLTRAGVDVSNLVLSEHAHVIFPYHMEEEKLNEQGGKAENAIGTTGRGIGPCYQDKIGRRYGIRVADLLRPDHLRDRLSSIIPAKNRHLQSLAANSGEPVTPLELEAVLATYLEYGQRLKPFVRDTNRILHDAVASGKRLLFEAAQGSLLDVDHGTFPYVTSSSSLPSGIWAGCGVSTRKLDRIIGVVKAYTTRVGRGPFPTELDDGLDGIGERIRKIGREYGTVTGRPRRTGWFDAVAVRYTAELADVDEITLMLLDVLSGIDPLKICVAYDYHGERLDHFPSDSYVLAQCKPIYEPIAGWSEDLTKARTWADLPAKAQAYIQRLSAILNLKVSMVSVGPDRAQTIHCQ; encoded by the coding sequence ATGGCCAATACCTGTGTGGTGGGCCTCCAGTGGGGCGATGAGGCGAAGGGGAAAATCGTAGATCTGCTCAGCGAGCAGCACGATTTTGCTGTCCGCTACAATGGCGGTGCCAACGCGGGCCACACGGTGGTTTGGGGCGATCGTGTCTTCAAACTGTCGATTCTGCCAACGGGAGTGCTGCATCCGCATCTCACGGCGGTGATCGGCAATGGCTTGGTGGTCTACCCGCCGCGATTTCTCGAAGAAGTCGAGCAACTCACCCGCGCGGGGGTCGATGTCTCCAATCTCGTCCTCAGCGAGCATGCCCATGTGATCTTCCCGTATCACATGGAAGAAGAAAAACTCAACGAACAAGGCGGCAAGGCCGAAAACGCGATCGGCACCACTGGTCGCGGCATTGGCCCCTGCTATCAGGATAAAATCGGCCGCCGATACGGAATCCGCGTCGCCGATCTGCTCCGCCCGGACCATCTGCGCGATCGACTCAGCAGCATTATCCCCGCCAAGAATCGGCACTTGCAATCGCTGGCCGCGAATTCCGGCGAGCCGGTCACCCCGCTGGAATTGGAAGCGGTGCTGGCGACATATCTCGAATACGGCCAACGACTCAAGCCGTTTGTGCGCGACACCAACCGCATCCTGCACGATGCCGTTGCCAGCGGCAAACGACTGCTGTTCGAAGCCGCGCAAGGCAGCCTGCTGGATGTCGATCACGGCACGTTCCCGTATGTCACTAGCAGCAGCAGTTTGCCCTCCGGAATTTGGGCTGGCTGCGGTGTCTCCACTCGCAAGCTCGACCGCATTATCGGTGTCGTCAAAGCGTACACCACCCGCGTCGGGCGCGGACCATTCCCCACGGAATTGGACGATGGCCTCGACGGCATTGGCGAGCGCATCCGCAAGATTGGCCGCGAATACGGCACCGTCACCGGACGCCCCCGACGCACCGGTTGGTTCGACGCCGTTGCCGTGCGGTACACCGCCGAACTCGCCGACGTGGATGAAATCACACTGATGCTTCTGGATGTCCTCTCGGGAATCGATCCGCTGAAGATCTGCGTGGCCTACGATTATCACGGGGAGCGATTGGACCACTTCCCCAGCGATTCGTATGTGCTGGCCCAGTGCAAGCCCATCTATGAACCGATCGCGGGTTGGAGCGAAGATCTGACCAAGGCTCGCACCTGGGCGGATCTCCCGGCCAAGGCGCAGGCGTATATTCAACGGCTCAGCGCGATTTTGAACCTGAAGGTGTCGATGGTTTCCGTGGGTCCGGATCGTGCGCAAACGATTCACTGTCAATAA